A single window of Haemorhous mexicanus isolate bHaeMex1 chromosome 28, bHaeMex1.pri, whole genome shotgun sequence DNA harbors:
- the LOC132339384 gene encoding keratin, type I cytoskeletal 14-like isoform X1 translates to MSTTVRQYSSSTSLKGFGSLGGGSSRLSSVRAGGGGYRAPSVHGGSGSYSVSSRVVSGLGSGFGGSYCSSAGGALGGGFGASYGAGFGAGFGGFGGFGGGDGILPAGEKETMQNLNDRLANYLDKVRALEEANTDLEVKIREWYKKQAPGPDRDYSPYYRTIEELRNKVLVATVDNSNLLLQIDNARLTADDFRTKFESEQALRMSVEADINGLRRVLDELTLSRADLEMQIENLKEELAYLKKNHEEEMTALRGQVGGEISVEMDAAPGIDLTKILAEMREQYESLAEKNRRDAEQWFFSKTEELNREVAINTEQLQSGKTEITELRRTIQSLEIDLQSQLSTKAALEGTLADTEARYGTQLGQLQMLITGVEEQLAELRCDMERQNHEYRVLLDVKCRLEQEIATYRRLLEGEDAHMSSHYTSQPVKEGPVTTRQIRTIFEEVQDGKVISSREQITQAAH, encoded by the exons ATGAGCACCACTGTCAGGCAATACTCCTCGTCCACCTCCCTCAAGGGCTTCGGGAGCCTGGGGGGAGGCTCCAGCAGGCTCTCCTCCGTgcgggctgggggaggagggtaCCGGGCCCCCAGCGTGCACGGGGGCTCCGGCAGCTACTCCGTCTCTTCCCGCGTGGTCTCGGGGCTCGGCAGCGGCTTTGGGGGCAGCTACTGCAGCAGCGCAGGAGGGGCCCTGGGCGGGGGCTTTGGGGCCAGCTATGGGGCCGGCTTTGGGGCCGGCTTTGGAGGCTTTGGAGGCTTTGGAGGCGGCGATGGCATCCTGCCGGCGGGGGAGAAGGAGACCATGCAGAACCTCAACGACCGCCTGGCCAACTACCTGGACAAGGTGCGAGCCCTGGAGGAGGCCAACACCGACCTGGAGGTGAAGATCAGGGAGTGGTACAAGAAGCAGGCACCTGGTCCTGACCGTGACTACAGCCCCTACTACAGGACTATCGAGGAGCTCAGGAACAAG GTGCTGGTGGCCACAGTGGACAATTCCAACCTCCTGCTGCAGATTGACAATGCCAGGCTGACAGCAGATGACTTCAGGACGAA GTTTGAGTCGGAGCAGGCTCTGCGCATGAGCGTGGAGGCCGACATCAACGGCCTGCGGCGGGTCCTGGACGAGCTGACCCTGTCCAGAGCCGACCTGGAGATGCAGATTGAGAACctgaaggaggagctggctTATCTGAAGAAGAACCACGAGGAG GAAATGACTGCCCTGCGTGGGCAGGTGGGTGGGGAGATCAGCGTGGAGATGGACGCTGCTCCTGGCATCGACCTGACCAAGATCCTGGCGGAGATGCGGGAGCAGTACGAGAGCCTGGCGGAGAAGAACCGCAGGGACGCCGAGCAGTGGTTCTTCAGCAAG ACGGAAGAGCTGAACCGGGAGGTGGCCATCAAcacggagcagctgcagagcggCAAGACGGAGATCACGGAGCTGCGGCGCACGATCCAGAGCCTGGAGATCGACCTGCAGTCGCAGCTCAGCACG AAAGCGGCGCTGGAGGGCACCCTGGCCGACACCGAGGCGCGCTACGGCACCCAGCTGGGCCAGCTGCAGATGCTGATCACGGGCgtggaggagcagctggccGAGCTGCGCTGCGACATGGAGCGCCAGAACCACGAGTACAGGGTCCTGCTGGACGTCAAGTGCCGCCTGGAGCAGGAGATCGCCACGTACCGCCGGCTCCTGGAGGGAGAGGACGCCCA CATGTCTTCCCACTACACCTCGCAGCCTGTGAAAGAAG